The DNA region GGGTCTGTGTTTAATATTGTATGGTTATTGTTTAAACTGTCATTATGCGGATAGCAAGGGTCATTTCAGTATAACCCTGATACATGCTTGGTAAATAAGCTAGAAAGAGGTTGGCAGCCCCATTTGACAAAATAATGGGGATATGTtacatttttatgtacattATTCATGTTGAAATTAACTTGACAAACTCATATATCAAGGGTATGGTCTAActttaatttcattatcaatattactgatattttacaatatgtacTCACTTGCTGAGGTCTGATCCTTCGATAATCTGTTTGATAAGGCTGTTTGGATTATTCCCGGCTTTCAGCACTTTTCCAAAGATAGAACTGGTAATCCTACCTTTGTGTAAGTCAATCCACATCTGACAACTCCTCTGTCCTCTGGTGGATTGCTCTATAAACTTTACCACTTCATCATCAATGGTCAGGGAGAAAACTGAAATAGTTAATATAGTTACAGTTTGTAAGTGagttacattatgtacataGGTAAACAGCTAAATTCCATAAGCAAACACATGAATTGTAAAcatactggtacatgtatatacttactTGTGAAACTTACTTAGGtatatgaattttataaaaaattgttttcatgccaggtgtattttttctctatgtatGTTGATTGACCTTGTGCTGATTAAAAttgacatatataaacacaatttaCACACTTTGTTGTATTTCCCAATTTAGATTACAATATGTTGTATTcttgaatacatgtacattacaacTTGTCTAAACTGAATAACATCAGTATAGCCAggtttctggattatacaggtttaattactataaattaAGAAGCAAAAAAGCTATACAATTAAGCCAGAATAGACAGGTTACATATTGGACTGGTTTTGACaagttacattgtacatgtatgtaattaatACGTCGATGAACATTTTATAGAAAATTCTTACAGATTATCATCATGCAGAGTATGAAGTTTAAAAGCTCTCTTATAATGTGTGCATTACCTGTTCCTGGTGTAATCACAAGGGATTCCATTTCCTTTTGACAAGGATCAGCTTCGCAACTGATGCTGACCTCTTCAGTAAACTCTGGTACATCATCAGGGATGTTCCATAAGTGGGTTAGTCCTagaatttcatcaaaataaattttatgaatatAGTTTCCctaatttacatatatgtacatgcaagATGACGTCACTTAGTTCTCTGAGAATCTATATACCCAGGACATTAGATTTCAAATGGTTGACTTGGAGGGCTATAACATAGCAGTCCAAACTTACATGTAGCACAAAATACAGATTGAACATAGGACATACCAGTACTGGGAAATATTTTCCTTAGTTCTTGGAGCTGATTGGAAATATATTGCCCATCAATGTCTCGGTCCCCTGGATGACGAGGGTCAAACTTCAGTGATGTTGCCCGTTCTGATGATTCTTTATCATGTTGGGGGCGTGAAAAAGTCATATCACTCACAGGTCTAGGATCTTGATTAATTTTCCTCGGAACTACCCATTTACAGAGTTTTGAGGTACAGCTGCCTTCCTGAGTCAGTCTGTGTTTACCATTTAGGGCGAACAGGAGGCCCCCAATATGGCTGCAAGACTGGGCTAAtctataaaatgaaaaacattatTCTATGGAAGTATATagataattaatgtatattgaaatatattgaataatttatattttcttcatcttaataaaatatatttgaatgtatataaaatattccaATCATCTTATAACATTGATTAGTATTATTTTTCTTCGACAAAAGTGACAAAGATCTCAACATACTTATATTGAATAAGAAATTCGTGTATTATTAACATGAATTTCTTAAAAGAGTAGAAATTCTTACCCAATAGGACACTGGCAAAAGGCATACTGCAAAACAGGACCTTCATTAGGGCTGGTGGTAAGACATAAATATACGGTGTACTTGTCCTTCTTCATGGAGGCCAAACACGaacctttgatgtacattatgTCATCACTGATCTGAGAAAAAACATGAATCtatgattttatatacatactttttgttattttgaacTGTGATTTAAAAGCTCACCACTGTTGTCTTTCTTAATCCCCACCAAAATACAACTTATATTTTAAGACAATAACCACCattctctatatataacatctatATGCAGGTTTGTCTAATAGGCCTATAGGCCTACATTTGTGTGATATAGTCTGACTACAGTAAGATTACAGGCCACATGTATATTAGAAGTTGACAGGTgtagacatacaaatgtacaccAACCTGTAACTTGTAAGATGCAATCCAAAATTAATGTACAGATGACAAAGCATGTATGTCAGTGAATTGAATGATCTATAAAACCAGATATACCGGTGTCCCCGGGCCCATTTGTACAGCAGATCAACGTTACCTTAGAAACTTGGATGTCTTGTACATCGCCGGCTTCAAAATGCCTGACGGCTTTGTCCATCCCTTTAAAATTCTGTACCCCTCTATCAGGACAGGAAGCACGGGATCTTGATATCATAAATGTGTATATTGCCTCAAAACTAGGGCTGGGCAGTTCCAGATATGGCATCGAATGGTATGCACACCTATGGAAAGGAGGCAAAGTTGGTCGTCCGTCCAGTCTCGGATGGAGTCCAGTCAAGCTGGTGTTTTGGTCGACAACTGGAGTGATATTCTTCTCGGACACACCACTCGTAAACAAGAAGTCTACCAGAGCATCTTTGGTTTTCTTCTTAAAGTCAAACCCTTTACTTGAACACATTTGCTGAAGAGTTGTTTTGTTGATCTTCTTTAAATATTCCCGGGAAGCCATCTTGTTGTTAATGACGCTTCGAGGAGTTTCCTCGCGGAAGTACTTATGCGCATGCGCCGGAAATAACACGAAAGGGACtaagggctgcgcccttataagCCATTATTAGTTTTATCGTTATATAGCACTATTACTCTTATATATGATAGGCCAGTGATAGGTTATCACATTTAATGATAGTGATTTTTAACTAGTGGAATTATAAGGGCGAAGGGCACGAAGTGcaaagcacttctaaggtaacactacatgaaaatataagaaaaaaactcgatattcaatcctacacactgacaacttcggtttgcggccgccattatTTAGCATGTAAAAAATCCTACCAGCGTGAATGTGATGCTTTGAAGAGAGCTCATTATATGATCAATCGGTTCAAACGCTTCCATGATCCGAAaaacgtaatcttcatccgtcagaagctcagtgctattgCTTTTTAGTTgtaagcgttcaagtgatagaccatcTTCAAATATAATTAGTtgaccaaaaacggaatatctgttacggaaataattTTTTGCCTTTCCTTATGaggatttccttctcaaatgagGGTTTCGggatagagtgtgaatatatgaataaaaaataagcaGAAAATTCgactccgttatttccataaattgaactttttaacagtgcataattaatggttactgaaacatatGGCTGTGCCGTTTAAGGCCTTGACTTGTTTAAGGCCTTGACTTcaggccgcggtggccgagtggtttaAAAGATGTCCcgtcatattaccacaagccctccacctctgggatgcgggttcgaatcccatgtggggcagttgccaggtactgaccgctgaccggtggtttttctccgggtactccggctttcctccaccaacaaacctggcacgtccttacatgaccctggctgttaataggacgtaaaacttaacaaaccaaaccaaaccttGACTTCAGCAGTCATATTAGTTTTAGCTATTTGTCAAAGATCAATTACTTACATTACTATCAGCCCCTGGTGAGAGTTCCTATGCTTTCtgttaattcatatttattgtGAATTTATCTGTGGATGGATTGAGGCTCGTACTTTAATATTAGTTGCGGGTTAAAGTTGTTCTTTGAACTTCACCTATTCTAGTATACGATTTCGTGAGGTTGTTATTCTATTGCATATTGTAAGCTACAAATGTAACTCGGatgatttcttaataataatatttatacttaaaatCTGGCCTTTGTTATTCATTGGATATTACAATAATGACTGCTACTTAGACTATAATCTAACTGAGAAATACATCGTCCAGAAGACAGCTGAACTCCGGAGACGCCAGGATAAGATATTTGTATGTGACATTCCAGGTACTCTGCGACTAGCCTACCACATTCGTTATGCTGACGAAAGGACCCTACAAGAGGACCGGAGGCGGAAATCTACAATATCAAGAGTCAAGAGTCATGAAGTTTTCTTTAGAGTCGCATACATGAGGAACATAATAACATTATCACTGTAGTGTTATTCTTGTgacaaacatatgtaaaaaaatatcacagtacaaacagatgatatatatatatatatatatatatatatatatatatatatatatatatatatatagacagacaacAATTAGTTATAACAAGCATGCAATAGATACATGATATTTAGTTGGAAACAGCTATCACACTTTAgcagaaataagaaaatttaatttaaaggtaATAACTTAATAACTACACTTGTATGTCACACAAATGTTACACAAAATAGGTGAAGACACTGAAgtgtaatgtacataaatgCTAATATAGCAAAGTGTCAAAATTTACAGGATATACACTAACATAGTTAGATATTGAAGTCATATGTAGAAAACAATAAGCTAAAATAAGGTTTATAAAAGCATTGATCTTTGAAAAGGTTTGAAATATCACAGGTTGTATGGTATAATTTCAAACAATatgatttcggctctcttatatgccaacatatgcttttggggagctaaatcatcaagttacatgccaatgtttaaatatcaaatgtttaagttacatatcatTACAGTGAAATTATCAGCATTataactttaaagtgaatagtcgggcaaagaaaaccagtctaaatgcgttcattggccttccaaaagttctcacatattaatacgacggtcaagttctgcttagtttcccagttctgaccattaaagtaaagaaaagttgaaagcattgaaagcgagctCGAGGCTGCGTGggaatgtaaccacggacatataatagtgagccgggaggacgttttagaatttccatacctaaattaatttcttcgtacgcagacagattttgacgagagattttatttttccattccATAAGAagttatactggatacattcacaccatttttaccgactttagccatccttgccagactgttcactttaaaccaTTTTTACATAATGTGCAAGAAAAATCTACTTTCGGTTTGACAGGAACCGGAAGTTTGTGTCTACATTGTACGGTTCAAGTCGGTGTTGATAATATATTGCCGACCAAGTTTGTTAGCCACTGCATTAGTTATGGCTCACTTCGTAAAGACATGTATACGTGGTTTTTCCACATCTGCAGTTCGTGAACAGGCTATAAAATGTGTGACTGTCATAGGAGGTGGACAGATGGGTGCTGGTATCGCACAGGTAAGTTAACTGGAAAATAAGGTTTCTGACCATGAGCACCTCATTGTAGGTTGGCCGCAGGTTACCTGAGAATGACCTTTGACCAGGACAagtttttatattatgtttgtcTACGGCAATTTTAACTCtaaaaatatttgcatttacATTTTTCAATAAGTTGCAAATATAGTTATcatgtgatttatttttattgaacttttattttgaatattataatattagtAATGGAAAGTTAAGTAAGTATACTCAGTACTATACAGTACTGATAACAGATTTAACTCGCCTAAATATACATACCATATTTGCCATAATTATTGTGcttaaaaattgtaacaaatgaaGCCGTTTTTTCACTGGGAACCAAAATGTAAGATGTGGATGAAAAAACTCTAAAATAGTCAGCTATATCTTTTCTCGAGTCCTTCTCACTCAATctggtaaatcctttaaatcgctacttataataagtcatagagttctacatggaatgaaaccaaatttggattaaattgtataaattttggctctgacctccagGGATCTTTTGTTCAGTGATTGGAGACATTCTCGATGAATTTTCTCACATGTAAAGCGATCCCACATGGGATACTTAAACATATATGATTATTCGGTCATCTGAAGGGTGATGATGATGTACAGTCATATATTGTTTGCTGGTCCTACTGTTCCATTCATCATTGTGCATTGTCTGATGTGTATCATATGCGCTGTGTGGAAAGTTTTCATACAAAAGACTTCTTTCTCAAAGGGAAAGCGCATAATAGCCTGTAGAATGCAGGAAAGAATGACTAGATATGGTCTAAAGAAACATGGTGTTTGTCTTGTAACATGCTGGAATACTATATATCAATGGCTACTAAGTTTGtccaaataaatgaccttgaccttcattcataGATACCAAATAAACTAGGTACTATAACTGTTACTTGAGAGTTTATACAATGTCATCATTGTATGGGGGAAGAAAAGTTTCACATTGTCATTCTATTTGagctttttaattttatcaaaagaGGACTTGAATAACTACAGCTCTTATTATTATATggattatatagaaaatattgatCAATATCAGATACAGAAGTAAATAACAAACCGAAGGAAAAACCTCATTTTTACAAAATCTTAATTTCAATAGACATAGATGACATGCTGGGTTGGAAAATTGATCATGTTTATTGTCTTAATTGATGCTTCATCTACTTTATATGTTGATCAGTAACTTTGATTGAAATCAAATCATGAAATCCTAAATTtcttataatttttaattttcaaacattaaaaaaatcttgCTTTGTTTTACAGGTTGCAGCTACTACAGGGCATCAGGTTGTGATTGTGGACCAATCTGAAGATATTCTCAACAAGTCTAAGGCCTCCATTCACAAAAGTCTGCAGAGGGTagcaaaaaaaaagtttgctgACGATGCCAAAGTTTGTATTAGTTCATTAGTTTTATCTTTTGACCCACACAGCTGTTTGGGATCACTTAGCTAAAATGTACTGTGTAACATTTTAAGTTCTGCTTATGAATTATaatgaactacatgtatttgatgaatATAAGCTGAGTTTATATAAACACAGGCAATATTTTCTGCACATGaattttcatgtgaaattcatgtgaaaaaaattcttttcgtgtgaaatttacttttttgcCTCGCTTCACaaaaatttcacatgaaaaaatattgcctgtgtaggAATTGTTCTGcattaatatttacatgttttgtcTGAATCAAATACAGGGGGCAAAaaggcaaaaatctttaaacgacttcttctcaagaaccgaaaggtccagggtactcatattgaaCCTGTGGCATGCTGCGATAAAGGCTACCAAGttggttcaaatgaatgaccttgacctacattcaaggtcacaggggtcaatgaggctaaaatctttaaatgacttgtgaattactaagaggcctagagacctgatattgggtcaccaacatgcttggatgaagggctatcaagttttgttcaaatcaatgaccttgacattcatttaAGATCAAAGTGGTAAAAATGGATTACATCTTTAAACAAACTTCTTGTTAATAACCAAGAATCCTTAGAGACCTGATACTGGGCCTGTGACAAGCTGGgaagaagggctaccaagtttgttcaaataaatcaaGGTCATTGgggtcaaacaggctaaaatcttttaatggCTTCTTTTGAATAACGAAGAGGcatagagatctgatattgggcctgtgacatgctgtgATGGAGAGCTAAAAAGTTTGTTCAAGTTAATGACCTTgtccttc from Argopecten irradians isolate NY chromosome 5, Ai_NY, whole genome shotgun sequence includes:
- the LOC138324122 gene encoding uncharacterized protein, which encodes MASREYLKKINKTTLQQMCSSKGFDFKKKTKDALVDFLFTSGVSEKNITPVVDQNTSLTGLHPRLDGRPTLPPFHRCAYHSMPYLELPSPSFEAIYTFMISRSRASCPDRGVQNFKGMDKAVRHFEAGDVQDIQVSKISDDIMYIKGSCLASMKKDKYTVYLCLTTSPNEGPVLQYAFCQCPIGLAQSCSHIGGLLFALNGKHRLTQEGSCTSKLCKWVVPRKINQDPRPVSDMTFSRPQHDKESSERATSLKFDPRHPGDRDIDGQYISNQLQELRKIFPSTGLTHLWNIPDDVPEFTEEVSISCEADPCQKEMESLVITPGTVFSLTIDDEVVKFIEQSTRGQRSCQMWIDLHKGRITSSIFGKVLKAGNNPNSLIKQIIEGSDLSKYHSPPAAVKWGQDHESSARREYVTLRSILGDEVDVRDTGLTLCKTHSFLGASSDGMILEQGDEGILEIKCPYSLKGQPINLMEVQDIVNLNDPSFCLTQGSNGPELRKDHEYYAQVQGEMGIIGLPWCDFVVWTGAECNNIFVERVQFDVEFTTTMMPKLVAFYVEKIVPKLHL